One Alicyclobacillus acidoterrestris DNA window includes the following coding sequences:
- the mnmE gene encoding tRNA uridine-5-carboxymethylaminomethyl(34) synthesis GTPase MnmE, producing the protein MNLETIAAIATALGEASIGVVRVSGENAKAVAERMVRTPKGRSVSFSGPRKILYGQIVHPRTEVVIDEGIVLWMPGPHSYTAEDVVELQVHGGIQLVQTVLEATLAAGARLAEPGEFTKRAFLNGRMDLSQAEAVMDLIRAKTDFAGRVALQQVQGRFSEEVRSIRRALIELQAHVEVTIDYPEHDVEAVACEQVVEVGTALMRRIGALLDGAKLGQILRDGVATAIVGRPNVGKSSLLNALLRRDRAIVTDIPGTTRDVLEEYVNVRGIPLKLIDTAGIRETSDVVERIGVDKSRQSIREAELVLFVLDGTMPPTPEDVEILQSTQGLKRVLVVNKMDAGIHPELAEFVDGAEAAAVVHVSAREQQQIEQLESEIARLVQGEMSLERDTTYMTNVRQKNLLEVATTDLEMAIDAAQAGATLDLIAVHLQSTYEELGLVIGEETGEDLLDEIFSRFCLGK; encoded by the coding sequence GGGGCGCAGTGTATCGTTTTCTGGACCGCGTAAAATCCTTTACGGACAAATTGTGCATCCGCGTACGGAGGTCGTGATAGACGAAGGGATTGTCTTGTGGATGCCAGGACCTCACAGTTATACGGCGGAAGACGTCGTGGAGTTGCAGGTGCACGGTGGGATTCAGCTGGTTCAGACGGTGTTGGAGGCCACGCTTGCAGCGGGGGCGAGATTGGCGGAACCCGGGGAATTTACGAAGCGCGCGTTTCTCAATGGCCGAATGGATTTGTCGCAGGCTGAAGCCGTGATGGATCTGATTCGCGCCAAGACGGATTTTGCGGGCCGCGTCGCATTGCAGCAGGTTCAAGGGCGTTTCAGTGAAGAAGTTCGAAGCATTCGGCGTGCGCTCATCGAATTGCAAGCGCATGTCGAGGTGACGATTGATTATCCAGAGCACGATGTCGAAGCGGTCGCTTGTGAGCAAGTGGTCGAGGTCGGAACCGCACTGATGCGGCGTATCGGGGCGCTTTTGGATGGGGCGAAACTCGGTCAAATTTTGCGCGATGGTGTTGCGACAGCGATTGTCGGACGCCCCAATGTGGGCAAGTCGTCGTTGTTGAATGCGCTGTTGCGGCGAGATCGGGCGATTGTGACCGATATCCCAGGAACCACGCGGGATGTGCTTGAGGAGTACGTCAATGTCCGGGGAATTCCGCTCAAGCTTATCGACACAGCGGGCATTCGAGAAACCAGTGATGTGGTAGAACGAATTGGGGTCGATAAATCGCGGCAGTCCATACGCGAAGCTGAACTGGTGCTGTTTGTACTAGATGGCACGATGCCGCCGACACCAGAGGACGTCGAGATTTTGCAGAGTACGCAGGGCTTAAAGCGCGTACTTGTGGTCAATAAAATGGATGCAGGCATTCATCCGGAATTGGCGGAGTTCGTGGATGGTGCAGAAGCTGCTGCAGTCGTGCATGTCTCTGCGCGGGAACAACAGCAGATTGAGCAGTTGGAGTCGGAAATTGCGCGGCTTGTGCAGGGAGAAATGTCGCTGGAGCGGGACACGACGTACATGACAAACGTCCGCCAGAAGAATTTGCTCGAAGTGGCAACAACAGATCTAGAGATGGCTATAGACGCTGCGCAAGCAGGTGCTACACTAGATTTGATTGCGGTTCATCTGCAATCCACATATGAAGAGTTGGGACTTGTGATCGGTGAAGAGACGGGAGAGGACTTGCTCGACGAGATCTTTTCCCGGTTTTGTCTCGGAAAATAA